One window from the genome of Alkalihalobacillus sp. LMS6 encodes:
- a CDS encoding VanZ family protein, giving the protein MLRFNLSPIFLSIIIFIVLFIYLRKKRNKDLTYMAFWTLFYIYIVNVIRLTQFPVFIVDFPFEYNLQDFIQLKPESPLGYNLETSLLNVLLTIPFGFGLAFLIKMNFKKALFLTVCFSLTLEILQLSAHLFLPGNDRMVDVNDVIYNTLGGIIGYLLFLLFGLIFKLILSKYELEDNSILDHIRSSVNTNYK; this is encoded by the coding sequence ATGCTTAGATTTAACTTAAGTCCAATATTTCTCTCAATAATTATATTCATCGTTCTTTTCATCTACTTACGTAAGAAAAGAAACAAAGACCTAACATATATGGCTTTTTGGACACTGTTTTATATTTATATTGTAAATGTAATAAGGTTAACACAATTTCCCGTGTTCATAGTTGATTTTCCTTTTGAATACAATTTGCAAGATTTTATACAGTTAAAACCAGAATCTCCACTTGGATACAATTTAGAAACAAGTCTATTAAATGTTCTATTAACAATTCCATTTGGTTTTGGTTTAGCCTTCCTTATAAAAATGAATTTTAAAAAGGCACTGTTTCTAACAGTTTGTTTTTCTCTTACACTGGAGATTTTACAACTAAGTGCACATTTATTTTTACCTGGGAATGATAGAATGGTTGACGTTAATGACGTTATTTATAATACCTTAGGCGGTATTATCGGTTATTTGCTCTTTTTACTCTTTGGCTTAATTTTTAAATTAATCCTGTCTAAATATGAACTAGAAGATAATTCAATATTAGATCATATTAGATCATCAGTTAATACTAATTATAAATAA
- a CDS encoding autorepressor SdpR family transcription factor: MNELFKALDDDTRRNIISVLGEQGRLSAGQLAEQLGLTKPNMSHHLSSLHRAGLVHRQKEGQFVYYTLNTTVFQDLLVWVHTLINKKGEK; the protein is encoded by the coding sequence ATGAATGAGTTGTTTAAAGCTTTAGATGATGATACGAGAAGAAACATTATATCGGTACTTGGTGAACAAGGAAGGTTATCTGCAGGACAACTTGCTGAGCAATTAGGTTTAACGAAACCTAATATGTCTCACCACTTATCGTCACTCCACAGAGCTGGCTTAGTGCATCGCCAAAAAGAAGGGCAATTCGTTTACTATACTTTGAATACAACCGTTTTCCAAGATTTATTGGTTTGGGTGCATACACTTATAAACAAAAAAGGAGAGAAGTAA
- a CDS encoding SdpI family protein yields the protein MKNYWVTLSIFFLAILVSLFTWPYLDQELAIQWQNGETSATVPRWLGVLTMPAVMILVITIFAVFLRFDPNRDGVSCETRSTIITLFMAVFFGGHILILLNGLGVEINEQIYGGLIIGSLCIVLGNIMPKVRMNHTVGLRTTWTLKNKTVWELSNRFTGRLFFAAGLVILPLAIPLSEYYVLIATGILLCVAVIGVLHSYIKYQQIVSKS from the coding sequence ATGAAGAATTATTGGGTAACTTTATCAATCTTTTTTCTTGCCATACTTGTTAGCCTTTTTACATGGCCTTACCTCGATCAAGAACTAGCAATTCAATGGCAAAATGGAGAAACCAGTGCAACCGTACCGCGGTGGTTAGGTGTTTTGACCATGCCTGCAGTCATGATTTTAGTTATTACCATTTTTGCAGTGTTTCTAAGGTTTGATCCGAATAGAGATGGCGTTTCTTGTGAAACAAGATCAACAATTATAACATTATTCATGGCTGTTTTTTTCGGTGGGCATATCTTGATTCTATTAAATGGATTAGGTGTAGAGATAAATGAGCAAATTTATGGAGGGTTGATTATTGGGTCATTGTGCATTGTACTTGGGAATATCATGCCGAAAGTACGGATGAATCATACGGTCGGTTTGAGAACGACGTGGACACTTAAGAACAAAACAGTCTGGGAATTATCAAATCGATTTACAGGTCGCTTGTTTTTCGCTGCGGGTCTTGTTATCTTACCCTTGGCTATTCCACTTAGTGAGTATTATGTGTTAATCGCTACAGGAATCTTATTATGTGTTGCGGTTATTGGGGTTCTTCATTCCTATATAAAATATCAGCAAATTGTCTCAAAATCTTAA
- a CDS encoding NADP-dependent oxidoreductase, producing the protein MRAIAIQQYGGKDQLKEVEMDRPVPDQGQVLVRLEATSINPIDWKLREGYLQEMLDWDFPIIIGWDAAGVIEEVGENVTDWQVGDRVFARPETTPRGTYAEFALVDTHLLSSIPDNLTSVEAAAVPLAGLTAWQALFTFGKLEKGEKVLIHGGAGGVGHFAIQLAKHAGAYVYTTASERNHELVKRLGADEVIDYKQTNFEDQLEEIDVVFDTIGGDVQSRSYSVLKQGTGRLVTIVGVPDEEEAKSYDVQAHGVWLEPDGEQLKKLAALIEESQIRVIIDQSFPFSEQGIKDAHAQSETGHASGKIVITFE; encoded by the coding sequence ATGCGCGCAATTGCGATTCAACAATATGGGGGAAAAGATCAATTAAAAGAGGTGGAAATGGATCGTCCAGTGCCAGATCAAGGTCAGGTGCTCGTGCGTTTGGAAGCGACGTCTATTAATCCGATTGATTGGAAGCTTCGAGAAGGGTATTTACAAGAAATGCTTGATTGGGATTTTCCAATTATTATAGGCTGGGATGCTGCAGGTGTGATTGAGGAAGTAGGAGAGAACGTAACGGACTGGCAAGTAGGAGATCGAGTGTTTGCCCGACCGGAGACAACACCTCGAGGAACCTATGCGGAATTTGCTTTAGTGGATACGCATCTACTGTCATCCATTCCAGATAACTTAACATCAGTAGAAGCTGCTGCAGTGCCTCTTGCTGGTTTAACGGCATGGCAAGCTTTATTTACGTTTGGTAAGTTAGAGAAAGGTGAAAAGGTGCTGATTCATGGCGGCGCTGGTGGTGTCGGCCACTTTGCGATTCAACTTGCTAAACATGCAGGGGCATATGTGTACACCACAGCAAGTGAGCGAAATCATGAACTCGTTAAACGACTTGGTGCAGATGAAGTGATTGATTATAAACAAACAAACTTCGAAGATCAGCTTGAAGAGATAGATGTCGTGTTTGATACGATCGGAGGGGACGTACAGTCGAGAAGTTACAGCGTGCTTAAACAAGGTACGGGACGCCTCGTTACGATTGTTGGTGTGCCAGATGAAGAAGAAGCAAAGTCTTATGATGTTCAAGCGCACGGGGTTTGGTTAGAGCCAGATGGCGAACAGTTGAAAAAGCTGGCTGCTTTAATAGAAGAAAGCCAGATTCGCGTTATTATTGATCAGTCGTTTCCGTTTAGCGAGCAAGGAATTAAAGACGCACACGCACAAAGTGAAACGGGGCATGCTTCAGGAAAAATCGTTATCACATTTGAATAG
- the fabG gene encoding 3-oxoacyl-ACP reductase FabG — protein sequence MTVKNKVVLITGAARGIGAATAKRFLEEEAIVILTDLEMEPLRKLQKELNGHTSEVMTMNVADRTNVKTQLQAIIDKHGRLDVVINNAGVTADATLGKMTDEQWDLVLNVNLKGAFIVGQLASEQMKKQQSGVILNAASIVGLYGNFGQSNYAASKGGLITMTKTWAKELGKYNIRVNAVAPGFIETEMTAKMPDKILTHMKDQSPLKRLGQPEDIANAYVFLASDQAAFISGAVLSVDGAAHI from the coding sequence ATGACTGTCAAAAACAAAGTTGTGCTTATTACTGGTGCAGCCCGCGGCATCGGTGCCGCAACAGCCAAACGGTTTCTGGAGGAAGAAGCTATTGTTATTTTAACAGATTTAGAGATGGAGCCTTTACGTAAATTGCAAAAAGAGCTAAATGGACACACGTCTGAAGTCATGACCATGAATGTAGCAGACCGAACGAATGTTAAGACACAACTACAAGCCATTATCGATAAGCACGGGCGGCTTGACGTTGTGATTAACAATGCTGGCGTAACCGCTGACGCTACATTAGGAAAGATGACCGATGAGCAGTGGGATCTCGTATTAAATGTAAATTTAAAAGGTGCTTTTATTGTTGGGCAATTGGCAAGTGAACAAATGAAAAAACAACAATCCGGTGTTATTCTAAACGCCGCATCCATCGTCGGTCTATATGGAAACTTTGGTCAATCGAATTATGCAGCCTCTAAAGGCGGACTCATTACCATGACGAAAACATGGGCAAAGGAACTTGGTAAATACAACATTCGGGTAAACGCAGTGGCACCAGGATTTATCGAAACCGAGATGACCGCAAAAATGCCAGACAAGATCTTAACACATATGAAGGACCAATCCCCATTAAAGCGTTTGGGTCAGCCCGAAGATATAGCCAATGCTTATGTGTTCCTCGCGTCCGATCAAGCAGCTTTTATTAGTGGCGCTGTACTAAGTGTAGACGGAGCCGCACATATTTAA
- a CDS encoding sigma-54-dependent Fis family transcriptional regulator: protein MVEKKKIEQEEYSPAFITMLERMFDRIPVPVILLQKNTEIVMINQSFADFLGYPKIEIIGKPVLEVDKLSRFPDVLKSRTAEIAWKHTFENGRTAIVHRIPVVDDEEEVLFGFGLLLFQDMEEMIRLVEENRKLEEALKHAKAQLKEYQGARYTWGNVAGAGEPIQNTIHLAKKAAKTNSTVLLLGESGTGKELFAHSIHNESKRSHSPFIKVNCAAIPSDLLESELFGYESGSFSGANRKGKAGKFELAHKGTIFLDEIGEMPLAMQVKLLRVLQEKEVDRVGGTKSIPLDLRIIAATNQQLFELVKRGEFREDLYYRLNVLPIIIPPLRERGEEDLSLLSNHLLTEIAKRLERPRIQLSEEALALFARYNWPGNVRELENVLERAAILSEDDRIMPDDLPSQLTQTSSNTTASLKERLSLQEKEWLMDSLAEANGNKQLAAKKLGISRTTLYEKLAKFHIEV, encoded by the coding sequence ATGGTGGAAAAGAAAAAAATTGAACAAGAAGAGTATAGTCCAGCATTTATCACGATGCTTGAGCGCATGTTTGATCGTATTCCCGTGCCGGTGATTTTATTGCAAAAAAACACGGAAATTGTGATGATCAATCAAAGTTTTGCGGATTTTTTAGGCTATCCCAAAATCGAGATTATCGGGAAACCTGTTCTTGAAGTTGATAAACTTAGCCGGTTCCCAGACGTATTGAAGTCGAGAACAGCTGAAATTGCTTGGAAGCATACATTTGAAAACGGTCGAACCGCAATTGTTCACCGTATTCCGGTGGTGGATGATGAAGAGGAGGTATTGTTTGGGTTTGGGTTACTTTTGTTTCAAGATATGGAGGAAATGATCCGTCTTGTTGAAGAAAACCGTAAATTAGAAGAAGCGTTAAAACACGCTAAGGCACAATTGAAAGAATACCAGGGTGCCCGCTATACATGGGGAAATGTAGCGGGAGCAGGTGAACCGATTCAAAATACCATTCATTTAGCTAAAAAAGCAGCGAAAACGAATTCAACTGTTCTGCTTTTAGGGGAAAGTGGAACAGGAAAAGAGTTGTTTGCTCACTCGATTCATAATGAAAGCAAACGCAGCCATTCGCCCTTTATTAAGGTGAATTGTGCGGCCATCCCTAGCGATTTATTGGAGTCAGAATTATTTGGATATGAAAGTGGATCGTTTTCTGGAGCAAACAGAAAAGGCAAAGCTGGAAAGTTTGAGCTTGCGCATAAAGGGACGATTTTTTTAGATGAGATAGGAGAAATGCCGCTAGCGATGCAAGTGAAATTACTACGCGTCTTGCAAGAGAAAGAAGTGGATCGTGTGGGCGGAACGAAATCGATTCCGCTAGATTTGCGTATTATCGCTGCAACGAATCAGCAATTATTTGAACTTGTGAAGCGTGGTGAGTTTCGAGAGGATTTGTACTACCGATTAAATGTGCTGCCAATTATCATCCCTCCTTTGAGAGAGCGGGGAGAGGAGGATTTGTCTCTTCTTTCTAATCATCTACTAACGGAAATTGCAAAACGCCTTGAGCGACCAAGGATTCAGCTATCCGAAGAGGCGTTGGCGTTGTTCGCTCGTTATAACTGGCCTGGTAACGTACGAGAGCTCGAAAATGTTTTGGAACGAGCGGCTATTTTATCTGAAGATGATCGAATTATGCCTGATGATTTACCGTCTCAATTAACGCAAACGTCCTCAAACACAACGGCTTCTTTAAAAGAACGGCTTTCATTGCAAGAGAAAGAATGGCTCATGGATTCGTTAGCTGAAGCAAACGGGAATAAACAACTAGCTGCCAAGAAATTAGGAATTAGTCGTACGACCTTGTATGAAAAATTAGCAAAGTTTCACATTGAAGTGTAA
- a CDS encoding 3-oxoacyl-ACP synthase has translation MTVSVGIAGLGLYIPEHTVDAAYISEQTKGVWTEEAVRTKLGIHKKTVPGIDDGTQEMGVKAAEDALRDGKIDATEIDLILCIGEEWKEYPLTTSAIYIQEQIGANRAWAIDVQQRCCSCISAMKMAKAMMSGDETLKTVLIAGGYRNGDLVDYEDPTSSMLYNLSAGGGAMILKRNHPYNEVLGSYVMTDGTMARDAGVEIGGTVHPIDEHNFHEAHRTLKLMHPEHMKNRLNDVSMKNWFLCIDKALTQSDLTRDSIDYLGILHMKPSMHRYMLEALDLSSGQTTYLSDYGHMGQIDQILSLKLGLQEGKIKPESTVALVAAGIGYAWAACAIRWGPREEKV, from the coding sequence ATGACAGTATCAGTTGGAATTGCTGGGCTCGGGTTATATATACCCGAGCATACCGTTGATGCAGCGTACATTTCCGAACAGACAAAAGGTGTCTGGACAGAAGAGGCGGTGCGAACGAAACTAGGGATTCATAAAAAAACGGTACCTGGAATCGACGACGGTACACAAGAAATGGGTGTAAAAGCAGCCGAAGATGCGTTGCGTGACGGAAAAATTGATGCAACGGAAATTGACTTGATTCTTTGTATTGGTGAAGAGTGGAAGGAGTATCCATTAACAACTTCAGCCATCTATATTCAAGAACAAATCGGAGCGAATCGCGCATGGGCAATCGACGTTCAGCAACGCTGCTGTTCGTGCATTTCCGCTATGAAGATGGCAAAAGCGATGATGAGCGGTGATGAAACGTTAAAGACCGTTTTAATTGCTGGAGGCTACCGCAATGGCGATCTTGTTGATTATGAAGACCCGACTTCTTCCATGCTGTATAACTTAAGCGCTGGTGGCGGGGCAATGATTTTAAAACGAAACCACCCATACAATGAAGTGCTTGGTTCCTATGTGATGACAGATGGGACGATGGCAAGAGACGCAGGTGTAGAAATTGGCGGAACGGTACATCCGATCGACGAACATAATTTCCATGAAGCACATCGAACCTTAAAGTTAATGCACCCAGAGCACATGAAAAATCGGCTTAATGATGTTTCAATGAAGAACTGGTTTCTTTGTATCGATAAAGCCTTGACACAGTCAGACCTTACAAGGGACTCCATCGATTACTTAGGGATTCTGCATATGAAGCCTTCCATGCATCGTTATATGCTTGAAGCGTTAGACCTATCTAGTGGACAAACGACGTATCTAAGTGACTATGGGCATATGGGGCAGATTGATCAAATTCTTTCTTTGAAGCTAGGATTACAAGAAGGGAAGATAAAACCGGAAAGCACTGTTGCGCTTGTTGCTGCAGGGATTGGCTATGCATGGGCGGCGTGTGCAATTCGTTGGGGGCCGAGAGAGGAGAAGGTGTAA